In Rosa chinensis cultivar Old Blush chromosome 1, RchiOBHm-V2, whole genome shotgun sequence, a genomic segment contains:
- the LOC112180946 gene encoding cyclic nucleotide-gated ion channel 1 → MSIQLSQTGDIEENGEERIQSVNGPNSRESLASVHSAVNKVYRAMGPGYKGLKSFGKIMKIYYGVLSIGLSSNDKILRRQKLNQLRWNKMLLVLCVIALSLDPLFCYILEVNNEKNCLGLNRTLGAIAIVLRFVVDFFYVFYIIYQFRASIATLSSQSSREGEPVPDTRARAWRYLLLYFLFDILVILPLPQAVVFAIILRINNSRVFHAIQSLYFIVICQFVLRVLRICSLLKKAIRSSGVRLETAWAKAAFNLFLYVLASHVVGAFWYLFSIERRASCSLKACKTHATAYCCSLDESCFSKTPNSTDFNFGIYKGASAVIGSTDFMTKISYCFWWGLQNLSYLGQNLETSTYVWEVCFSCFVSLFGLILLAFLIGNMQTYLQSKIARLEKMRLKGQEIDLWMAIHSLPRELKTQIRRYQKYKWQVTRGVDVESLLHNLPRDIRRETKLHLCSSSLRKVPMLQNMDKQLLDAICDHLKPVLYIKRNFIFRKGDPFDEMLFITCGKLLTYTTANSAGADCLGKDDFYGQELLDWVLRTYSNPGVSNLPFSTKTVQAHTDVEVFALRANDLKNVVSKFWWLFPSSGLEQARKPRAAQALQAAWRRHKYRQRLANLTV, encoded by the exons ATGTCGATTCAACTTTCACA GACTGGTGATATAGAAGAAAATGGTGAAGAGCGAATTCAGAGTGTTAATGGTCCTAATTCAAGGGAAAGTTTAGCATCAGTGCACTCTGCTGTGAATAAGGTCTATAGAGCTATGGGGCCTGGTTATAAAGGGCTAAAGAGTTTTGGGAAAATCATGAAAATTTATTATGGAGTTTTGTCTATAGGCTTGAGTTCCAATGATAAAATTCTTCGCCGCCAGAAATTAAACCAGCTAAGGTGGAATAAGATGCTTCTTGTTCTGTGTGTCATCGCGCTCTCACTGGATCCTTTGTTTTGTTATATTCTTGAGGTTAATAATGAGAAGAACTGCCTTGGATTGAACAGAACATTAGGAGCTATAGCTATTGTTTTGCGATTTGTGGTCGATTTCTTTTATGTGTTCTATATCATTTATCAATTTCGTGCTAGCATTGCCACTCTTTCGTCTCAATCATCGAGAGAAGGTGAACCGGTTCCAGATACTAGAGCAAGAGCATGGAGATATTTGTTGTTGTACTTCCTatttgacatacttgtaattcTACCACTTCCACAG GCGGTAGTTTTTGCTATCATTCTACGAATAAATAACTCGAGGGTATTCCATGCAATACAGTCATTGTACTTTATAGTTATCTGTCAATTTGTGCTAAGGGTTCTTCGAATCTGCTCCTTGTTAAAAAAAGCTATACGGTCTTCTGGCGTCCGTCTCGAAACTGCATGGGCTAAAGCTGCCTTCAATCTCTTTCTTTATGTGCTTGCCAGTCAT GTTGTTGGAGCCTTTTGGTACTTATTTTCAATAGAAAGAAGAGCATCTTGCTCGCTAAAAGCTTGTAAAACTCATGCTACTGCTTACTGTTGCTCTTTGGATGAGTCCTGCTTTTCAAAGACACCAAATTCCACAGATTTTAATTTTGGAATATATAAGGGTGCATCTGCTGTCATTGGATCAACAGATTTCATGACAAAGATCTCTTACTGCTTTTGGTGGGGACTGCAAAACCTGAG TTATTTGGGTCAAAACCTCGAAACAAGTACCTATGTGTGGGAAGTCTGCTTCTCATGTTTTGTTTCACTTTTTGGATTGATATTGTTGGCTTTTCTTATTGGAAATATGCAG ACATATTTGCAATCGAAAATAGCAAGGCTGGAGAAAATGAGATTGAAGGGGCAAGAGATAGACTTGTGGATGGCAATCCATTCCCTTCCTCGGGAGCTCAAGACGCAAATAAGGCGATACCAGAAATACAAATGGCAAGTAACTAGAGGTGTTGATGTGGAGAGTCTTCTTCACAATCTTCCCCGGGACATCAGAAGAGAAACTAAGCTCCATCTATGCTCCAGTTCACTCAGGAAA GTTCCAATGCTTCAAAATATGGATAAACAATTGCTCGATGCAATATGTGATCATCTAAAGCCAGTGCTTTACATAAAGCGCAACTTCATATTCCGGAAAGGAGATCCTTTTGATGAGATGTTGTTCATCACTTGCGGTAAGTTATTGACTTACACCACCGCAAACAGTGCAGGTGCTGATTGTCTCGGAAAGGACGACTTCTATGGCCAAGAACTTCTTGACTGGGTGCTAAGGACTTATTCCAATCCCGGCGTATCCAACCTTCCCTTCTCTACCAAAACAGTCCAAGCGCATACGGATGTTGAAGTGTTTGCTCTAAGGGCCAATGACTTGAAAAATGTAGTGTCTAAGTTCTGGTGGCTTTTCCCCAGCTCTGGGTTGGAGCAAGCACGCAAGCCAAGGGCAGCTCAGGCTTTGCAAGCAGCTTGGCGCCGCCATAAATACCGTCAAAGACTCGCCAATCTAACCGTCTAA